TGATTCTAGAGAATCCCGCTGGTCAAACCAATGTCGAACTTCGCCAAATTCGAGGGCTTTTGGATCTCGGGAGAGAGGGCCGGGGGCGATCGCCTGAGGGGTGACCCCTACTTGGGAATTTTAAAAACAGACCTTAGAGTGAAACCAGGCTGGCTTGCAGAGTCAACAGCCCAAAGTTCTCGACTGGCTAAAGCACTTGAGGTTATTGAGGCGATCGCTGTGTTAGACCTTCGCTCATCGTCCCCGACCCGCGACCGAGAGCTCGGACAAGAAGAAGACCTCTCGCTCCCCGACGGCACTTCTCCCCACGAGCTGCTCGACGAAATGCTGCGCACCAAAAAAATGCACTATCAGATGCTGGGGCTAGACACCTGCGCGATCGCCCAAACGATGGATCGATTTTTGCCAGGATTTTGGAGCCGCTTTATGGAAAATCGCCAAGCGGCTCTCAAAGACTTTCTAGAACGGCAGCGCCAAGAGCGCAAAGCCTCCTAGCTGTCGGTCTCGGCAGCCACCTGGGGCAGGCCCATGCTGTAGTTGAGCACGCGGCTTTGGTTGTTGTAGCTGATTTCGCTGTTTTGGAGCAGCGTGCGCACAAAGTGCTCCATATCCGAGCCGATCCGGCGCAGATTGTACTCGGTCAGCTCTTGGCCGCTGTAGGACTCGACCAAATCATCAAAGAGTCGGTAGACCTTCTGAAGCGCATCTTCGCTCCAGAGAAATTCGTTGTCTGGGTCAACGTCCAGCGTCAGTACGTTATTGCTGGGAATCAGTTCCTTGCCTTGGACTTCAGCCGTGAAGATGCGGATATGACGCGTCGTAGACTTTAACAGCATGAGTACTTGTGCGCTCAAAGTGAGGTCATTTCTCCTATTTTGCCATTGTGCTTCCCCTGCGCAGCGCTAGAGCTGAGGAGTTCGCGGGCGGGAGACCGGGCGATCGCCCTACGGAGGTCAGCAGAGCGGGTTCTCGATCACAATCAAAGGCATCGATCGCAGGCTTCTGGCCAGCCATCAAAGCGTGAGTAGCAGCAGCGAGGAGGGTTGCCGTGAAAATTTTGCTGATTCGCCATGCCCAGTCCACCGGCAATGTGGAAAAACGGCTCCAGGGACGGGTGGACTATGAGCTGTCCGCCGAAGGCGTCGCCCAAGCGCAGCGGCTGGGCGATCGCCTGCGCCAAGAAGGCCAGCGGCCCAGCCACGTTTACACTAGCCCCCTCCTGCGCGCTCGGGAAACGGCCCGCCTGATTTTGGCGCAGGTCGGGGTAGCGGATGGGGTGCAGCCCGCGATCGCCGAGGCCCTCCAGGAAATCGACAACGGCATTTTGTCAGGGCTGACCTGGGCGGAGGCCCAGGCGCGCCACGGTGAGCTGTGCGCTCAGCTTGAGGCGTCCCTGGAGTGGCTGCCAGTGCCTGAGGCGGAGGCGCCCCAGACCGTGCGCGATCGCGCCCAGCGCTTCGTCGAAGACTTGCTTCGTCGCCACCACAACGACGATCGCATTTGGCTGGTGACCCACGGCGGGCTGCTGCTGCACCTGGTGGCGGCGCTGCTGGGGAGCGATCGCACCTGGGGCTTTGAGGTGGGGGCGACGGCGCTGTTTGAGTTCTCAGTCGATGGCGATCGCTGGGCCACCGCCAGCGCCCAAAATCGATATAATTCCGAGCTGTGGCGGATTGTGCGCTTCAACGACTCCCAGCACCTGCGGGCAACCTGAGGCCCAGCCTGCGGCCAGCGTCTGCCACGGAGGAGCAAACTGAGGCGGCGCGATCGCCAGTAAAATTCAAAGTGATCCCTTGCCCCCGTGTGCTGGTCACCAAACGATTGGGGTGCAGACCATTCACAGGATGCCAAATTAGCAATGGTGAACTCAGTCAACGATATTGCCAAGCAAGCCCGACGCGGCAGCGTTTCCGCCATCATTCAAATTCTGAATGAGAAGCTCGCGGACTCCGGCGTGAGGACGCGGGCCATTTTCGAAGACGGCATCTTGCAGCTCCTGTGCGAAGCGCCCACCCTCGAGCAGCTCGAAAAAGAAGCGCTGGTCAATCGAATCCAGCACCTCCTAGAGGCGATCGCCCCCCGCAATATTCGCCGCGTCAAAATCAACAGCCGCATCGTCCGCGAACAGCAGCTGCTGTGGCTCGATGACATCAACCGCGATCCAGAAAGCCAGCTCCTGTGGTCCGAGACCATTACCCTGGCCCGCCCTAACCCTCTCAAGAGCCTGGCCGAAGACCTGAAAGCGCGCAAGGACGACGGCGATCGCCCTCCCTTGCCCAAACCTTCGCCCCTGCGCCCCATCCGCGAGCGCAACCAGTTTTGGCGAGGCATCTTGGTGGGCGGGATTGGTCTGGCTCTCTTGCTCTTGCTGTGGCAGCTGACCCAGCGCCGCGAAGCCGTCATCGCCGACGCGCCCCCTGCTGCGCCTCCCGCCAGCCCCGCCGCCTCGCCCGCGAGTCCTTCACCGGCGCCGGCCTCGCCCACGCCAGCGGCATCCCCCACGCCAGCGGCTCCCCCGGCGGGCGCAGGGGATCCTTTCGCGGCGGCGGTCCGCATTGCCGAAGCCAACGCCCGCCTCGGCCAGAGCGCCGACACCCCAGCGGAGTGGCTCGAAATCGCGACGCGCTGGCAGCAGGCCTCGGACCTGATGAAGCAAATCCCGGCAGCAGACGGACGCTACGCCACGGCCCAAGACCGGATTCAGCTATATCAGCAGTACAGCGAAGTCGCCCTCCAGGAAGCCCAAAAGCGTCGCGGAGCCGGAGCGGCCCAGTAGAGCCCGCCCAATCACGCTCGACGGGCAAGAGAAACGCCAGGGCGATCGCCTTTCGCTCGGCAGCCTGTCTGGCATCTTTGCTTTGACGCCTGAGGCTCATTCATTCGCTTTTCGGTCTGCCAAAAGAGAACCTTTTAAAAGACAACTTGCTTGCTGCACAATAGGCGAAGTCTCTGGAAAATTCTGAGCACTAGAAAATCCTGAGAAAAAGCAGATTTCTGAGGCTCTAATTTTCCAGACTTCCCTTTATCAAAAACTCTTAAAAATGATTTCTTCTAATCATGTTCTTTGGCAGCAGCAGCATGTCGTTGATGTGCGGGATGCGGCGTTTGCGGCCCGAACCTATCGCGAACACGCTGACGTGCGGGCTCTTTTGAGGCGGGTGACGGGTGCAGAGCGCCTTCAGAGTGCCTGTGAGGTCGGGGCGGGCTATGGACGGATGACCGTTGTGCTGACCGAGTTTGCAGAGCAGGTGACCGGCCTCGAGCGCGAGCGGCATTTTGTTGAGGAAGCCACTCGTTTGCTGCCAGAAATCACGTTTATCAATGTGGCCGCCCTCACCCAGTTGCCAGTGGCCACAGAAAGCCTTGATTTGGTGCTCACGTTCACGGTTTTGCAGCACCTGATCGACCCCGTGGTGCAGGCAACTTCCCAGGAAATTCTGCGCATCCTGAAGCCGGGCGGTCATTTGCTGATCTGTGAAGAGAGCGATCCGCAGTTGCGGGACGGGGACCTAGAGGATCCGGCAGGAATGTGCACAATTGGCAGGCCGGTGACGGTTTATCAGCAGCTTTTTGGGGCGTGCGAGCTGCTCGCGACCCAGCCGCGCCGCATCGAGCCGACCTATCCTCGAGCAGATGTGGGGACTTACATGCTGTTTCGCAAGCCGGGCTGAGGGTCAGGCGGCCTGAGCTAGGCGAGGCCCTGGAGGTAGGCCTGGAGGGGCGGGTCCGGGAAGCACTGATGCAGAATGGCGAGGGTGCTGCGGATCCACTGGGTGTGCTTAGGATTGTCGGTGGCGGTGGGCTGGAGCATCCAGAGGGTGCGCGATCGCCCTTGGCTGGACCAGCGCGATCGCACTAGGAGGCCGTCTCGGCCGCCGTTGTTGACCGAAGTCAAGCGGCTGGGGTCGATCTGCTGGAGCGTTTGGCAGAGGGCGATCGCGCTTTCGGCAGGGACGAGGGCGACTTCGCAGAGGCGCGATCGCGGCTGCGCCAGCAGATCGCTGAGGGTCTCGGGGGCGCGGTAGGCGGCCTCGAATAGGTCATCGGTGCGCCCCAGCAGCAGCGAAAAGTAGCACTCTACCCCGCTCGGCGTCTGGATCAGCGTGGCGGCGCTGCACCGCTCGAAGGTCGGCACAAAGAGCATTTGGTAGGCCCAGCCGCCGGGGGATGTCTGGGGCTCCGGGCAGCCCAGGGCGCTGAGTAGCGCCCTCTCGTAGCGATCGCTGGCGGGCGAAACGGGCTCCGCTGGAAGAGGGCTCACGAATCCAGGGACGCCTGATACTCCGCCAAAAGGGTGGGGATATGGTCGTAGCCATCGACGCCGATCAGGGCCGCGATCGCCGATCGCTGCTCGGTGCGCAGATTCTCGAACCCCTCCGGGCCGACTTGGCCCCGGAGGACCGTCAGCAGGGCCGCCGACTGCCGCCACTCCTGGGAGGCGATCTGTGCCAGGAGGTACATGCCGAGGCTGCCGTAGCGCAGGGCGAGGCCGTAGCTTTGGAGGCGGTAGTAGGCGTCTGCGAGGTGGCTGAGGTTAAGGGCCTGGAGGTACAGATCGCCGCTAAACTGGGCCGCCTGAATGCCGCCCTCAAGGTAGGCGATCGCCCCTTGGGGCTGCTCTAGGACCAGTTGGGTAAGACCCAGACTCGTGAGGCACAGGGCCTGACTCTGGCGATCGCCCAGCCGCTCCGCCAGCTTGAGGCCCTGCTGGAGATAGTCCATGGCCATTTCGTAGCGATCGGCCTCGCTGCCGAGATCCTGGCGGGCCTGGAGCACCTCGCTGTAGCCAAAGTTGGCCAGGGCGTTGGCTTCGCCGGGGCGATCGCCCGCCTGACGGCTCAAGATCAGCGCCTGCTGACTGTAGCGAATGGCCTCGCCGTAGGACTTTTGGCTGACGTAGGTGCGGCTGAGGTGGTTGAGGTCGGCGATTTCGCAGGGGCGATCGCCCGCCGCTCGGGCAATCTCCAGGGCCTGCTCATAAAGGGCGATCGCTCGGTCTGCATGGCCCTGGGCGCGGGCCGAGTTGCCCAGCAGGGTGAGAATTCGGGCTTTTTCTTGGGTGCCCTCCACACGGCTGAGGGGCTCGTCGAGGTAGTGAAGGGCCTCGCGCATGTACTTGCCCGCAAAAGAGGCGTAGAGGCTGCCGTAGAGCGGGAAATAGTCGCGCTGGGAAAAGGCCCGCAGGACCTGGAGGGTGACCTGGAAGCAGCCATCCACCAGCAGAGCGCGAAAGCCGCTGCTGAGGAAAGAAGATTGGCCAAAACCATTGGCCATCTGAGACCAGATGACAGCAAAGGTCAAAAAGGTGCTGATCGACAGCTTGGAGCCCACCTTGGAGTCGTAGACCAGCTTGTCGAACCAGGCTACTAGCCCCTGCTGGAGGCACTGCAAAACGATGGCCAGCGCCACCATATCTTCGAGGGTCCAGTCGCGCTGGTGGGCGGCCCATTCGGTGGCGCTCTGATCAAAGGCCAGGGACTGCAAGAGGGACTGGGGGCGATCGCGGCCCACCTGCTGCGCCCACAGCGCCCAAGGCCCCGACTGCCCCGGTACCCCGCCAAAGCCGATGTGTCCCTGGCCCTGGTCATAAATCCAGCTCACCAGATGGTTTTCGAGGCGCTGCCAGTCGACCAGGCCCTGCACCAGTCCCCGGGCGATCGCGCGGATTTCTTCAGCGCCGTGGTCGAGGGTGGCGGCGCGCGTTTCCAGGATCTTGGCGAGGGACTGGATCTGGGCCAAGGTCAGGGGCGGCTGACGGTTGGGGTCCATGGCCCGCAGGAGAATGCTCAGGCGATCGCTCGGGGCCGCCTGGATCAGGGCGTCTGCGGTAGCGGCGATCGCCGTGGTGGCCTGGTGATCGACCTGCCAGCGCTCCCATTCTCCCTGAATGGTTTGCAGCGCCCGCTGGATCCGCGTCGCTTTGGCCAGCTTGAACTCGTCGGTCTGGGTTTCCACCTGGCGCTGGGTGGCCACGAGCTGGTCGCCCAGACAGCGCTCAAAAATTTCTCCAGTACCGGGCGCAACATTCTGGACGAGCAGACGATAGACCTGCTCTTTGGAGCGGATTTTGCCCTTGAGGGTGGTCTGGACAATTTCGTCGATCAGCTCGCTGTAGCGATCGCTGAGGGCAACAGAGTTCGACATGGGTCTAGGGCCACAACTACCTACATCAGGAATCCCAGAGCGGCTTGGACCGCCGCTGGCAGGACTCCTCTATAGGATGCAGTCTAGCGATTTCTGGGCAGCTTTCACTGCCGCTTGGCCGCTACGTTTTGTGATGGGGAGGGGCGATCGCGCTTTGCTGCCAACCGAGGGCGGTTAAGGACGGCTTTTTCGACCTTCGCCCGGTGCTCCGATTCGCTAAAATCGCAGCATCGATGCCCTCTGAATGGATGCCAATCATGAGCTACTCCAACGATGATCTCGAGCAACGCCTGCGCGAGCTAGAAGTGGAAGTGGAGGCCAAGCCGGTCCAGCCTCGCCTCACTTCGGCAGAGCCGCCGGTTGCCCATCAAGCTGCGGGGGAGGTCTCGGGCCAGGGCGATCGCAACTTGCTTGACCAAGTGCTGAACTGGTTTGACGGCCTGCCCACCGTGGGCAAGATTGCCGTAGGCGTGGGCGCGGCTTTTGTCGGTTTGTCCGTTTTGCGGTTATTTTTTCAGCTTCTGACAGCGCTGATTGGGTTAGCATTTTTGAGCCTCGTGGTATACGTGCTGTACCGCGTATTCGTGGCTTCTGATTCCAACTCTTCTCGCTAGACAGGAACGTCCAGCATGTCGGGTCCCACCGTTGGTCGTCGAGCTTCATCCCTGAGCCCCCAACGGGGACGCTTGCGGCGGATGCCGCTGATCTTGCGACGCTGCGGTGCGTGGGCGCTGGAAGTGTCTTTATTGGTCGCTAGCGGCTGGATTCCCTACGAGCTGGGCCGCCAAGCGATGGTGCAATCAGGCGCGGGGTCAGCGCCGCTGCTGGCTCCGGTGGCCCAGGCGGATCAGGCGATCGCCCAGACCCTGGCCCTGCCGCGCCACGATCGCCCTCAGGTGGTGCCTCCCGCGACGAATCTGCTGTGGTCTGCGGCCCTCGTGATGCCAGCGGCGATCGCCACCTGGCAGCTCTGGCGACTCGCCAAGACCGGCCAAACCCTCCCAAAATCCTGGCTCAATGTGCGGGTGGTGAATCGCCTGAGCGAGCCGCCCGGCCTGGGCCGCGCCCTAATCCGCGAAGGGATCAGTCGCTGGAGCCTGCCCCTGGGGCTGGCCTACTTTTT
This genomic stretch from Geitlerinema sp. PCC 7407 harbors:
- a CDS encoding NAD(P)H-quinone oxidoreductase subunit M, with the translated sequence MLLKSTTRHIRIFTAEVQGKELIPSNNVLTLDVDPDNEFLWSEDALQKVYRLFDDLVESYSGQELTEYNLRRIGSDMEHFVRTLLQNSEISYNNQSRVLNYSMGLPQVAAETDS
- a CDS encoding histidine phosphatase family protein, producing MKILLIRHAQSTGNVEKRLQGRVDYELSAEGVAQAQRLGDRLRQEGQRPSHVYTSPLLRARETARLILAQVGVADGVQPAIAEALQEIDNGILSGLTWAEAQARHGELCAQLEASLEWLPVPEAEAPQTVRDRAQRFVEDLLRRHHNDDRIWLVTHGGLLLHLVAALLGSDRTWGFEVGATALFEFSVDGDRWATASAQNRYNSELWRIVRFNDSQHLRAT
- a CDS encoding tetratricopeptide repeat protein, which encodes MSNSVALSDRYSELIDEIVQTTLKGKIRSKEQVYRLLVQNVAPGTGEIFERCLGDQLVATQRQVETQTDEFKLAKATRIQRALQTIQGEWERWQVDHQATTAIAATADALIQAAPSDRLSILLRAMDPNRQPPLTLAQIQSLAKILETRAATLDHGAEEIRAIARGLVQGLVDWQRLENHLVSWIYDQGQGHIGFGGVPGQSGPWALWAQQVGRDRPQSLLQSLAFDQSATEWAAHQRDWTLEDMVALAIVLQCLQQGLVAWFDKLVYDSKVGSKLSISTFLTFAVIWSQMANGFGQSSFLSSGFRALLVDGCFQVTLQVLRAFSQRDYFPLYGSLYASFAGKYMREALHYLDEPLSRVEGTQEKARILTLLGNSARAQGHADRAIALYEQALEIARAAGDRPCEIADLNHLSRTYVSQKSYGEAIRYSQQALILSRQAGDRPGEANALANFGYSEVLQARQDLGSEADRYEMAMDYLQQGLKLAERLGDRQSQALCLTSLGLTQLVLEQPQGAIAYLEGGIQAAQFSGDLYLQALNLSHLADAYYRLQSYGLALRYGSLGMYLLAQIASQEWRQSAALLTVLRGQVGPEGFENLRTEQRSAIAALIGVDGYDHIPTLLAEYQASLDS
- a CDS encoding class I SAM-dependent methyltransferase, producing the protein MISSNHVLWQQQHVVDVRDAAFAARTYREHADVRALLRRVTGAERLQSACEVGAGYGRMTVVLTEFAEQVTGLERERHFVEEATRLLPEITFINVAALTQLPVATESLDLVLTFTVLQHLIDPVVQATSQEILRILKPGGHLLICEESDPQLRDGDLEDPAGMCTIGRPVTVYQQLFGACELLATQPRRIEPTYPRADVGTYMLFRKPG